A genomic segment from Geitlerinema sp. PCC 7407 encodes:
- a CDS encoding aldo/keto reductase, giving the protein MQYRRFGRTELQMPVFSCGGMRYQHSWKDRPMSEIPAANQQNLEATIRRSLEVGINHIETARGYGTSEMQLGRILPKLERDRLIVQTKVSPDESAIAFRETCERSLSLLGLDYVDLLSIHGVNNEELLNQALRPGGCLEVAQRLQAQGKVRFIGFSTHAPRDIILRAIASDAFDYVNLHWYYINQINWPAVQAATQRDMGVFIISPSNKGGQLYEPPQKLVDLCAPLSPMVFNDLFCLSHPQIHTLSIGAARPSDFDEHLKTLALLDRAQEILPPILARLEDAMVQALGRDWVQRWQVGLPRPEETPGNVNIPAILWLRNLAIAYDMVEYGKMRYNLLGNGGHWFAGQQAKRVADLDLRACLRNSPFAAEIPGILAEADRLLGGAAVQRLSQA; this is encoded by the coding sequence ATGCAATATCGACGATTTGGGCGAACTGAGCTGCAAATGCCCGTGTTCTCCTGTGGCGGCATGCGTTACCAGCATTCCTGGAAAGACCGGCCGATGAGCGAGATCCCGGCCGCCAACCAGCAAAACCTCGAGGCGACGATCCGGCGATCGCTTGAGGTAGGCATCAACCACATCGAAACCGCACGGGGCTACGGCACCTCTGAGATGCAGCTCGGCCGCATTTTGCCGAAGCTGGAGCGCGATCGCTTGATCGTCCAAACCAAAGTGTCGCCGGACGAAAGCGCGATCGCCTTTCGGGAAACCTGCGAGCGATCGCTGTCCCTGCTCGGCCTCGACTATGTCGACCTTCTGAGCATCCACGGCGTCAACAACGAGGAGCTGCTCAACCAGGCGCTGCGCCCCGGCGGCTGTCTGGAGGTGGCACAGCGCCTCCAGGCCCAGGGGAAGGTGCGCTTTATCGGGTTTTCGACCCACGCGCCCCGGGATATCATTCTGCGGGCGATCGCCAGCGACGCCTTCGACTACGTCAATCTCCACTGGTACTACATCAACCAGATCAACTGGCCCGCCGTCCAAGCCGCCACCCAGCGCGACATGGGCGTTTTCATTATCAGCCCCTCCAACAAAGGCGGCCAGCTCTACGAACCGCCCCAAAAACTCGTGGACCTGTGCGCCCCCCTCAGCCCGATGGTCTTTAATGACCTGTTTTGCCTCAGCCATCCGCAGATCCACACCCTCAGCATCGGGGCGGCACGGCCCAGCGACTTTGACGAGCACCTCAAGACCCTCGCCCTGCTCGATCGGGCTCAGGAAATCCTGCCGCCCATCCTGGCCCGCCTCGAAGACGCCATGGTCCAAGCCCTTGGGCGCGACTGGGTCCAGCGCTGGCAAGTCGGTCTGCCGCGCCCCGAGGAAACGCCGGGCAACGTGAACATTCCCGCGATCCTGTGGCTGCGCAATCTGGCAATCGCCTACGACATGGTGGAGTACGGCAAAATGCGCTACAACCTGCTGGGCAACGGCGGTCACTGGTTCGCGGGCCAGCAGGCCAAGCGCGTCGCCGACCTCGATCTGCGCGCGTGTCTGCGCAACAGTCCCTTCGCCGCCGAGATTCCTGGCATCCTGGCTGAAGCCGATCGCCTGCTCGGGGGTGCCGCCGTCCAGCGTCTCTCCCAGGCCTAG
- a CDS encoding NUDIX hydrolase has protein sequence MGTSKQIRVLALGIIQSGDRIFVGEGYDPVKDSTFYRALGGGVDFGETSYEALQREFMEEISAELTNIEYLGCQENIFEFNGKQGHELLQLYRCDFADPKFYEAGRITFAEGDRKKDALWVELARFRSGELRLVPEGFLQYID, from the coding sequence ATGGGCACATCGAAGCAGATTCGCGTTTTGGCGCTGGGGATTATTCAATCGGGCGATCGCATTTTTGTGGGCGAGGGCTACGACCCCGTCAAGGACTCCACCTTTTACCGGGCGCTCGGGGGCGGCGTGGACTTTGGGGAGACCAGCTACGAAGCCTTGCAGCGCGAATTTATGGAAGAGATCAGCGCCGAGCTCACCAATATCGAGTATCTGGGCTGTCAGGAAAATATTTTTGAGTTCAATGGCAAGCAGGGCCACGAGCTGCTGCAGCTCTACCGCTGTGACTTTGCGGACCCCAAGTTCTACGAGGCGGGGCGGATCACCTTTGCCGAGGGCGATCGCAAAAAAGACGCCCTGTGGGTGGAGCTGGCGCGCTTCCGGTCCGGAGAGCTGCGCCTTGTCCCCGAGGGATTTCTCCAGTACATCGACTAG
- the rsmG gene encoding 16S rRNA (guanine(527)-N(7))-methyltransferase RsmG produces the protein MTLSSSSAGTLPTQLEIWQKTLSWQPTEDQLAQFQRLYEHILEANQQLNLTRITEPLEFWEKHLWDSLAGIASMLRLEALAEETALQPMQGIDIGTGAGFPGVPVAIARPHWTVTLTDSTRKKITYLEKLTADLGLMNTRTVVGRAETLGQEKQHRDRYDLAMIRAVGPASVCAEYTLPLLRVGGLAVLYRGQWSEEDTKALEPAVETLGGEVASVESWATPLTGGVRNCLYLRKVGPTPREFPRLPGVPTQRPL, from the coding sequence ATGACTTTGAGTTCTTCGTCTGCGGGCACCCTCCCGACCCAGCTAGAGATTTGGCAAAAAACGCTGTCCTGGCAGCCGACTGAGGATCAGCTAGCCCAGTTTCAGCGGCTCTACGAGCACATCCTAGAGGCCAATCAGCAGCTCAACTTGACCCGGATTACGGAGCCGCTGGAGTTTTGGGAAAAGCATCTGTGGGACTCGCTGGCGGGGATCGCGTCGATGCTGCGCCTGGAGGCGCTGGCGGAGGAGACGGCGCTGCAGCCGATGCAGGGCATTGATATTGGTACGGGGGCGGGGTTTCCGGGGGTGCCAGTGGCGATCGCCCGTCCCCACTGGACAGTCACCCTGACCGACTCCACCCGCAAGAAAATCACCTACCTCGAGAAGCTGACGGCGGACCTAGGCCTGATGAATACTCGCACTGTGGTGGGCCGCGCTGAGACCCTGGGCCAAGAGAAACAACACCGCGATCGCTACGATTTGGCGATGATCCGGGCGGTGGGACCGGCCTCGGTCTGCGCAGAATACACCCTGCCCCTCCTGCGAGTGGGGGGCCTAGCGGTGCTCTACCGGGGCCAGTGGAGCGAAGAAGATACCAAGGCCCTCGAGCCCGCGGTCGAAACCCTGGGCGGTGAGGTGGCCTCGGTGGAGTCTTGGGCGACGCCCCTGACCGGGGGCGTGCGCAACTGCCTGTACCTGCGCAAAGTGGGGCCGACGCCGCGGGAGTTTCCGCGGCTGCCGGGCGTGCCGACCCAGCGTCCTTTGTAG
- the psb28 gene encoding photosystem II reaction center protein Psb28: MMAQIQFSPGVSEAVIPDVRLTRARDGSSGTATFYFERPQALVGESNAEITGMYLVDEEGQVMTREVKAKFINGQPEALEATYIMRSSEEWDRFMRFMERYAEEHGLGFSKS, encoded by the coding sequence ATTATGGCTCAAATTCAATTTTCCCCAGGTGTGTCCGAAGCGGTGATCCCTGATGTGCGTCTGACGCGGGCTCGCGATGGTAGCAGCGGCACGGCGACCTTCTACTTCGAGCGCCCCCAGGCTCTCGTGGGTGAATCCAACGCAGAAATCACAGGCATGTATCTGGTGGATGAGGAAGGCCAGGTAATGACCCGCGAGGTGAAGGCGAAGTTTATCAATGGCCAGCCTGAAGCCCTAGAAGCGACCTACATCATGCGCTCCTCGGAGGAGTGGGATCGCTTTATGCGCTTCATGGAGCGCTACGCCGAAGAGCATGGCCTGGGCTTCAGCAAGTCCTAG
- a CDS encoding ABC transporter ATP-binding protein, whose translation MLYLKNLVYHPPAAPTAILKSINLELAPQQLGLVVGPSGSGKSTLLEILSGLAEKTGGQMCWREQELTSLHLQQLGGLVFQFPERHFCGGTILEELRLGHPEIRSEQIHQALAEVGLDHLPLSASPQALSGGQQRRLALAVQLIRQPHLLLLDEPTAGLDWSMRRQLVNLLAKLKQHWSLLVVTHDAGDLAAIADRCWTLNHGELVAVEPATFSQSASVQSTSFTAL comes from the coding sequence ATGCTTTATCTTAAAAATCTTGTGTATCATCCACCGGCAGCGCCCACTGCCATCTTGAAGTCGATCAATCTGGAGCTAGCGCCGCAGCAATTGGGTTTGGTGGTGGGGCCGAGCGGGTCAGGCAAGAGCACGCTGCTGGAGATTCTCTCGGGTCTGGCCGAAAAAACGGGGGGCCAGATGTGCTGGCGGGAGCAAGAGCTGACGTCGCTGCACTTGCAGCAGCTGGGCGGCTTGGTGTTTCAGTTTCCGGAGCGGCACTTTTGCGGGGGCACGATCCTCGAGGAGCTGCGCCTGGGCCACCCGGAGATTCGCAGCGAACAGATTCACCAGGCTTTGGCAGAGGTGGGGCTCGATCACTTGCCGCTGAGCGCGTCGCCCCAGGCCCTCAGCGGGGGCCAGCAGCGCCGCTTGGCCCTGGCTGTGCAGCTGATCCGCCAGCCCCATCTGCTGCTGCTGGATGAGCCGACGGCGGGCCTGGACTGGTCCATGCGGCGGCAGCTGGTGAATTTGTTGGCCAAGCTCAAGCAGCACTGGAGTTTGCTGGTGGTGACCCATGATGCGGGGGATTTGGCGGCGATCGCCGATCGCTGCTGGACCCTCAACCATGGCGAGTTGGTGGCCGTTGAGCCCGCGACTTTCAGCCAGTCCGCTTCTGTCCAATCCACGTCGTTTACTGCGCTATGA
- a CDS encoding lysylphosphatidylglycerol synthase transmembrane domain-containing protein translates to MPKLSELLSAGRPWLRGMLGLGIGALFFWLSLRQTSWREVQEILAQTKGSWLLGAIALYGLDLLVRVVRWRQIMSSIKQLSLRSVGLALIVGYAMNSILPARLGELFRANFAGQRYQMSRTAIAGSIVLERVLDGLVVVLCLLLGRFFAPGQPVLNQLTIAGSLLFGVLFLGLWLLSRGRGESFRFQLPPPVVQRLEQFRRGIGSLRGPLFRQAVLLSAVIWLLEGAVLWAVLQAVDVALNWQQMLLLVGVVSLSTLLPSAPGFVGTYQYAYVLTLELFDYPPAQGIAAATATQIFLMGGVTLIGLGLYLGARWGRLGVAQG, encoded by the coding sequence ATGCCCAAACTCTCTGAACTGCTTAGTGCTGGCCGTCCCTGGCTGCGAGGAATGCTCGGCTTGGGAATTGGCGCTTTGTTTTTCTGGCTGTCGCTGCGCCAAACGAGCTGGCGCGAAGTGCAGGAAATTTTGGCGCAGACCAAGGGCAGCTGGCTGCTGGGGGCGATCGCCCTCTATGGGCTGGACTTGCTGGTGCGGGTGGTGCGCTGGCGACAAATCATGTCCTCCATCAAGCAGCTGTCGCTGCGGTCTGTGGGACTGGCCCTGATTGTGGGTTATGCCATGAACAGCATTTTGCCAGCTCGACTAGGGGAGCTGTTTCGGGCCAATTTTGCGGGGCAGCGCTACCAGATGTCGCGAACGGCGATCGCCGGTTCCATTGTCCTGGAGCGAGTCCTCGATGGTTTGGTGGTCGTTCTATGTCTGCTGCTGGGGCGTTTCTTTGCACCGGGTCAGCCTGTACTGAACCAGTTGACCATCGCGGGCTCGCTGCTGTTTGGGGTGCTCTTTTTGGGGTTGTGGTTGCTGAGCCGGGGCCGCGGCGAGAGCTTTCGCTTTCAGCTACCGCCCCCGGTCGTGCAGCGCCTCGAGCAGTTTCGCCGAGGCATTGGCAGCTTGCGCGGCCCCCTGTTTCGCCAAGCGGTCCTGCTGTCAGCGGTGATTTGGCTTTTGGAGGGGGCGGTGCTGTGGGCCGTGCTCCAGGCGGTGGATGTCGCCCTGAACTGGCAGCAAATGCTGCTGCTGGTGGGGGTGGTGAGCCTGAGCACCCTGTTGCCCTCTGCTCCTGGTTTTGTGGGGACTTACCAGTACGCCTACGTTTTGACCCTGGAGCTGTTTGATTATCCACCGGCTCAGGGCATTGCGGCGGCGACGGCAACCCAGATTTTCTTGATGGGCGGTGTGACCCTGATCGGGCTTGGCCTGTATCTGGGCGCTCGCTGGGGGCGGCTAGGGGTGGCGCAGGGCTAG
- a CDS encoding RtcB family protein — translation MPHEPLNITTPAPVLSWASHGLGHAETQMAKNVASLPFVFKHVALMPDVHLGKGALVGSVIATQDAIIPAAVGVDIGCGMCALQTPFRADQLESKTLKKIRRELEAAIPVGFSENKDIEKEVYNWRGWSQFKDLHGGVQHLETKALRQMGSLGGGNHFIELCLDTEDQVWLMLHSGSRNIGNMLAQNHIRTARDLAKLAELRLPDPDLAYFVAGTPEFAAYWRDLQWAQDYARYNRDVMMRRFQRIVETHLAGGKATKPRLMVNCHHNYAERETHYDQEVYVTRKGAVRARSEDYGIIPGSMGAKSFIVRGKGNPESYCSCSHGAGRLMSRSKAKQQFTVDDLVRQTEGIECRKDSGVIDEIPAAYKPIEEVMAQQADLVEVVATLKQVLCVKG, via the coding sequence ATGCCCCACGAACCCCTCAACATCACCACGCCAGCGCCCGTCTTGTCCTGGGCGAGCCACGGACTGGGGCATGCGGAGACCCAGATGGCCAAAAACGTCGCCTCCCTGCCCTTTGTCTTCAAGCACGTGGCCCTCATGCCCGACGTCCACCTGGGCAAAGGGGCGCTGGTCGGCTCCGTGATCGCCACCCAAGATGCCATCATTCCGGCGGCTGTCGGCGTTGACATCGGCTGTGGCATGTGTGCCCTTCAGACGCCTTTTCGGGCCGACCAGCTCGAAAGCAAAACCCTCAAGAAAATTCGCCGTGAACTGGAGGCCGCCATTCCCGTTGGCTTTAGCGAAAACAAAGACATCGAGAAAGAGGTCTACAACTGGCGCGGCTGGTCCCAGTTCAAAGATCTCCATGGCGGCGTGCAGCACCTGGAAACCAAGGCCCTGCGCCAAATGGGCTCCCTAGGGGGCGGCAACCACTTCATCGAGCTGTGCCTCGACACCGAGGACCAGGTGTGGCTGATGCTGCACTCCGGCTCGCGCAACATCGGCAATATGCTGGCCCAAAACCACATCCGCACGGCCCGCGACCTCGCGAAGCTGGCGGAGCTCCGCTTGCCCGATCCAGACCTGGCCTACTTTGTGGCGGGGACGCCGGAGTTTGCGGCCTACTGGCGCGACTTGCAGTGGGCCCAGGACTACGCCCGCTACAACCGGGACGTGATGATGCGGCGGTTTCAGCGCATCGTCGAGACCCACCTGGCGGGCGGCAAGGCGACCAAGCCGCGCCTGATGGTGAACTGCCACCACAACTACGCAGAGCGCGAAACCCACTACGACCAAGAGGTCTACGTCACCCGCAAAGGAGCGGTGCGGGCGCGGTCGGAGGACTACGGCATCATTCCCGGCTCGATGGGGGCCAAGTCTTTTATCGTGCGGGGCAAGGGCAACCCCGAGAGCTACTGCTCTTGCAGCCATGGCGCTGGACGCCTGATGTCTCGCTCCAAGGCGAAGCAGCAGTTCACGGTGGACGACTTGGTGCGCCAAACCGAGGGCATCGAGTGCCGCAAGGACTCTGGCGTGATTGACGAGATTCCGGCAGCTTACAAGCCCATTGAAGAAGTGATGGCTCAGCAGGCGGATTTGGTCGAGGTTGTGGCGACGCTCAAGCAGGTGCTCTGCGTGAAGGGCTAG
- a CDS encoding Sll0314/Alr1548 family TPR repeat-containing protein, protein MTDWFATPKRLTLAVASVAVMAAGLWASPSFAKDPFRTSDPHAIGDQTEAAFNAVFRQGDYVAARPYLEKALQSEASDPLPYSLRASLAYMESDWDNFKRYATDTREIAEKLKATDPLRGNLYVAVGHFLEGAYAISPAGAGPVKGSPQALSKLQQVFDALDEAAAIDENDPELNLIKGYMDLMVAVYLPFAKPGEAIERMEKYAGPQYLAYRGIALGQRDLDQQTEALESVEKALEMTPDNPELHYLKAQILVRSDKDGESLAWFNKALEKQAQLLPPVVKQIKWEACRAENRVKNLQRSCQAIANQ, encoded by the coding sequence ATGACGGATTGGTTTGCAACTCCCAAACGCCTGACCTTGGCCGTGGCAAGCGTTGCCGTCATGGCCGCTGGCCTTTGGGCATCCCCCTCCTTCGCCAAGGACCCCTTCCGCACCAGCGATCCCCACGCCATCGGCGACCAGACCGAGGCCGCATTTAATGCGGTCTTCCGGCAGGGCGACTACGTGGCCGCTAGGCCCTATCTCGAAAAAGCGCTCCAGTCCGAGGCCAGCGACCCTCTGCCCTACAGCTTGCGGGCGTCTCTAGCCTACATGGAAAGCGACTGGGACAACTTCAAGCGCTACGCCACCGATACGCGGGAGATCGCCGAAAAGCTCAAGGCCACCGACCCCCTGCGGGGCAACCTGTACGTGGCGGTGGGGCACTTCTTGGAAGGGGCCTATGCGATCTCGCCGGCGGGCGCTGGGCCCGTGAAGGGGTCGCCCCAGGCCCTCAGCAAGCTCCAGCAGGTGTTTGACGCCCTCGACGAGGCAGCCGCGATCGACGAAAACGATCCAGAGCTGAACCTGATCAAAGGCTACATGGACCTGATGGTGGCGGTGTACCTACCTTTTGCCAAGCCTGGCGAAGCCATCGAGCGTATGGAGAAGTATGCGGGGCCGCAGTACCTGGCCTATCGCGGGATTGCTCTGGGTCAGCGGGACCTCGACCAGCAAACCGAGGCGCTGGAGTCGGTGGAAAAGGCCCTGGAAATGACGCCGGACAATCCGGAACTGCACTACCTGAAGGCTCAAATCCTGGTGCGCAGCGACAAAGATGGCGAGAGCCTAGCCTGGTTTAATAAAGCCCTGGAAAAGCAGGCGCAGCTGCTGCCGCCGGTGGTGAAGCAGATCAAGTGGGAGGCGTGCCGGGCCGAGAACCGGGTGAAAAACCTCCAGCGATCGTGTCAGGCGATCGCCAATCAGTAG
- a CDS encoding molybdenum cofactor biosynthesis protein B, with product MVIPHPDGAAKSVTYAVITVSDTRSPETDRSGQLIQEQLGAAGHTLAAYHVLKDEPDLIRQTLVALGEDPSLEAVILNGGTGIAPRDTTYDAIAALLDKTLPGFGELFRMLSYPEIGSRAMASRAIAGVYRGKLVFSLPGSSNAVRLALEKLILPELVHLVGQLQQP from the coding sequence ATGGTGATTCCTCACCCCGATGGAGCAGCAAAGTCGGTAACCTATGCGGTGATCACCGTCAGCGATACGCGATCGCCCGAAACCGATCGCAGCGGACAGCTGATCCAGGAGCAGCTGGGAGCGGCGGGGCACACGCTGGCGGCGTATCACGTGCTCAAGGATGAGCCTGACTTGATTCGCCAGACGCTGGTGGCCCTGGGCGAGGACCCCAGCCTCGAAGCGGTGATCCTGAATGGCGGAACGGGCATTGCGCCGCGAGACACCACCTACGACGCGATCGCGGCGCTCCTGGACAAGACGCTGCCCGGCTTTGGGGAGCTGTTTCGGATGCTGAGCTACCCAGAGATCGGCTCGCGGGCCATGGCCTCACGGGCGATCGCCGGGGTCTATCGCGGCAAGCTGGTGTTTTCCCTGCCGGGGTCGAGCAACGCGGTGCGCCTCGCCCTGGAAAAGCTGATTTTGCCGGAGCTGGTGCACCTGGTCGGCCAGCTTCAGCAGCCCTGA
- the rpiA gene encoding ribose-5-phosphate isomerase RpiA — translation MTAEDPIKVMKQKVGEAAAARVQSGSIVGLGTGSTTAYAIQAIGDRLKSGDLKDIKGIPTSFQATVLAKEYGIPLTTLDEVDRIDIAIDGADEVDPQRNLIKGGGAAHTREKIVDALAVQFVVVVDSGKLVDKLGSTFLLPVEVLPMAVTPVMRMLEKLGGKPQLRMGVKKAGPVVSDQGNLIVDVKFDSIDDPEALEKTINNIPGVLDNGLFVGLADVVLVGDIQDGQPVVREV, via the coding sequence ATGACCGCAGAAGACCCCATCAAGGTGATGAAGCAGAAGGTCGGCGAGGCAGCGGCGGCGCGGGTGCAGTCGGGGAGCATCGTGGGCCTAGGCACCGGATCGACCACGGCCTACGCCATTCAGGCGATCGGCGATCGCCTCAAGTCGGGTGACCTCAAAGACATTAAAGGTATCCCGACATCCTTCCAGGCAACGGTACTCGCCAAGGAATACGGCATTCCCCTGACGACGCTGGACGAAGTCGATCGCATTGATATCGCCATCGACGGCGCTGACGAAGTGGACCCCCAGCGCAACCTGATCAAGGGCGGCGGCGCAGCCCACACCCGCGAAAAGATCGTGGACGCGCTGGCGGTGCAGTTCGTGGTGGTGGTGGACAGCGGCAAGCTGGTGGACAAGCTGGGCTCGACCTTCCTGCTGCCGGTGGAAGTGCTGCCCATGGCAGTGACGCCGGTGATGCGGATGCTCGAGAAGCTGGGCGGCAAGCCCCAGCTGCGGATGGGCGTCAAGAAAGCCGGTCCGGTGGTCAGCGACCAGGGCAATCTGATCGTTGACGTGAAGTTCGACAGCATCGACGACCCAGAGGCGCTGGAAAAGACGATCAACAATATCCCCGGCGTCCTGGACAATGGCCTGTTTGTGGGTCTGGCCGACGTGGTGCTGGTGGGCGACATTCAAGACGGTCAGCCGGTGGTGCGGGAAGTCTAG
- a CDS encoding DUF3531 family protein — translation MDVQFREFDPFNVWIWLRFSTIPAQAEREYVEAVFDAWFTLGKLGGFNAENLQVQDTGLDISYMDYDSEGAEGAMMALMHNMGAFEYEGLWSRCWFDLGTSDAIALDVLINSLKQLSQDYVAIEELIVGGENADWPVPGREELDTFTLD, via the coding sequence ATGGATGTACAGTTCCGCGAATTCGATCCCTTCAATGTCTGGATTTGGCTCCGGTTTAGCACCATTCCTGCCCAGGCTGAGCGGGAGTACGTCGAGGCCGTTTTCGACGCTTGGTTTACCCTGGGCAAGCTCGGGGGCTTCAATGCCGAAAACCTCCAGGTCCAAGACACCGGTCTCGACATCAGCTACATGGACTACGACAGCGAAGGGGCCGAAGGGGCCATGATGGCGCTGATGCACAACATGGGCGCGTTCGAGTATGAGGGGCTGTGGAGCCGCTGCTGGTTTGATCTGGGCACCAGCGACGCGATCGCTCTGGACGTGCTGATCAACTCCCTCAAGCAGCTCAGCCAAGACTATGTGGCGATCGAGGAGCTGATCGTCGGCGGCGAAAACGCCGACTGGCCGGTGCCGGGGCGCGAAGAACTGGACACCTTCACCTTAGACTAG